A window of the Gossypium hirsutum isolate 1008001.06 chromosome A05, Gossypium_hirsutum_v2.1, whole genome shotgun sequence genome harbors these coding sequences:
- the LOC107902839 gene encoding polyol transporter 5: MDSLENSSSRDVPGARKPVLNKYAFAAALLASATSILLGYDIGVMSGAIIFIKENIHISTIEVEILVGSLNVCSLFGSLLAGKTSDLIGRRLTIVLAASTFLVGAVLMGFAPSYPFLVAGRVIAGVGVGYSLMIAPVYTTELSPATSRGFLTSLPELFITLGILFGYLSNYILAGLPNRINWRIMVGIAGAPAAAICLGVLAMPESPRWLVMKVRYGEAKKIIQKISHTMEEAESRFQEVKIAASGLDSENSSQFSGKGVWKELLLTPSPSLRRILIAAVGINFFMQASGNDAVVYYSPQVFKAAGIHNKRHLFGITVIMGISKTFFVLVSALFLDRFGRRPLLLLGTLGMVFSLVGLGLGSKFLAENNSEPTWAIVLSIITVCAFLSFFSIGIGPITWVYSSEIFPMKYRAQGTSVAISVNRLVSGGVAMSFLTIANKITFARVFFILAGIMTMATIFFYILLPETKGKTLEEIEGLFEARPSDVEN, translated from the exons ATGGATTCTTTGGAAAACAGTTCGTCCCGTGATGTCCCTGGTGCTAGAAAACCCGTTCTTAACAAATATGCCTTTGCGGCTGCTCTACTGGCTTCTGCAACTTCAATTCTACTCGGCTATG atATTGGTGTGATGAGTGGTGCGATCATTTTCATCAAAGAAAACATTCACATTTCAACTATTGAAGTAGAGATATTGGTTGGTTCTTTGAATGTGTGTTCATTATTTGGTTCACTCCTAGCTGGGAAAACATCTGATTTGATCGGTCGACGTTTGACTATAGTATTAGCAGCATCAACGTTTCTCGTTGGTGCAGTTCTAATGGGATTTGCACCATCTTATCCTTTCTTAGTGGCTGGCAGAGTGATTGCCGGTGTCGGAGTCGGTTACTCCCTTATGATCGCGCCAGTTTACACCACCGAGCTTTCACCAGCAACAAGCCGAGGGTTTCTCACATCATTACCTGAACTTTTCATTACTTTAGGTATCCTATTCGGTTACTTATCCAACTACATTTTAGCTGGTCTCCCCAATCGTATAAATTGGAGAATAATGGTGGGGATAGCAGGAGCACCAGCCGCGGCTATTTGTTTAGGAGTTTTAGCGATGCCTGAGTCTCCTAGGTGGCTCGTGATGAAAGTCCGGTACGGTGAAGCTAAAAAGATCATTCAAAAAATATCACACACCATGGAAGAAGCTGAGTCAAGGTTTCAAGAAGTAAAAATCGCTGCTTCGGGATTGGATAGTGAAAACTCGAGCCAATTCAGTGGTAAAGGTGTTTGGAAAGAGTTATTATTAACCCCATCCCCTTCACTTCGTAGGATTCTTATAGCAGCTGTTGGGATCAACTTCTTCATGCAAGCTTCAGGCAATGATGCTGTTGTTTATTACAGTCCCCAAGTATTCAAAGCAGCTGGAATCCACAACAAGCGACACCTTTTCGGCATTACAGTAATCATGGGGATCAGCAAGACATTCTTTGTTCTGGTTTCTGCTCTTTTCTTGGATCGGTTCGGTAGGCGACCTCTTCTTTTATTAGGCACACTAGGGATGGTTTTTTCATTGGTGGGGTTAGGCTTGGGGTCCAAATTTCTAGCAGAAAATAACAGTGAACCTACGTGGGCTATTGTATTAAGTATAATCACAGTTTGTGCTTTCCTTTCATTCTTTTCCATAGGGATTGGCCCTATCACATGGGTGTATTCATCTGAAATTTTCCCGATGAAATATCGAGCACAAGGCACCAGCGTTGCGATATCAGTAAACAGGCTGGTGAGTGGTGGTGTTGCAATGAGTTTCTTAACCATCGCAAACAAGATTACATTTGCTAGAGTTTTTTTTATACTAGCAGGGATTATGACAATGGCCACCATTTTCTTCTACATTTTATTGCCTGAAACAAAAGGTAAAACCCTTGAAGAGATTGAGGGTCTTTTTGAAGCTAGACCCAGTGATGTTGAAAATTAG
- the LOC107907262 gene encoding uncharacterized protein translates to MIPKQFRILGKGAAIVFGGFMTLNLAATVAIGAFRSVAERNRRKFALPCGVCKGKGFYLCKLCNGNATIKWSPLYDPIHINPCVCPTCDGNRVQRCLNCLGKVFMAIRKSRSHLAM, encoded by the exons ATGATCCCAAAGCAATTTCGTATATTGGGAAAAGGCGCTGCGATTGTTTTTGGAGGATTTATGACTCTCAATCTTGCAGCTACCGTTGCCATTGGTGCATTTCGCTCTGTAGCCGAAAGGAATCGG AGAAAATTTGCCTTGCCTTGTGGGGTTTGTAAAGGGAAAGGATTTTACTTATGCAAGCTGTGCAACGGAAATGCTACAATAAAGTGGTCACCTTTGTATGATCCTATTCATATTAACCCTTGTGTTTGCCCTACATGTGATGGTAACAG GGTGCAGCGTTGCTTAAACTGTCTTGGCAAAG TCTTCATGGCAATCAGAAAATCAAGAAGCCATCTCGCAATGTAA
- the LOC107907261 gene encoding uncharacterized protein, with product MPKVRRDRSLSSDRCRRSPFSCHQSSPKFPSETEENLKEWEDARCPVCMEHPHNAILLVCSSHEKGCRPYMCDTSYRHSNCFDQFRKSFSDTSATTPQDPQQGAQLVTTNLSPVVNATSESTVSELREERTEEGPSNPSIVSCENQVLPKLVCPLCRGEVKDWVVVEPARHFMNAKSRSCSSETCNFTGSYKDLRKHARLEHPAARPSEADPERQRNWRRLERQRDLGDLLSTLQSSFGEERADDSILPIDDGSWLTVFFLIRVFQPGSSPRSSSWSGTSRARAQLSIRRRSTRLWGESYDGEPGSTRDEDNESSDSGSFPWRRRVRRRTSSDNQP from the coding sequence ATGCCGAAGGTGAGAAGAGATCGTTCCCTATCTTCTGATAGGTGTAGGAGATCTCCCTTTTCGTGCCACCAATCTTCGCCCAAATTCCCTTCTGAAACTGAGGAAAATCTAAAGGAATGGGAGGATGCCAGGTGCCCAGTCTGCATGGAGCATCCTCACAATGCAATTCTGCTCGTATGTTCTTCCCATGAGAAGGGTTGCCGTCCATACATGTGTGATACAAGTTATCGCCACTCTAACTGTTTTGATCAGTTTCGCAAGTCATTTTCAGATACCTCCGCGACGACACCACAAGATCCTCAACAAGGAGCTCAACTTGTAACCACAAACCTATCACCAGTTGTGAATGCAACTTCAGAATCAACTGTCTCCGAGTTGCGGGAAGAAAGGACTGAGGAAGGTCCCTCCAACCCATCTATTGTCTCATGTGAAAATCAGGTGCTCCCAAAACTAGTATGCCCTCTATGTCGTGGTGAGGTAAAAGATTGGGTTGTTGTAGAGCCTGCTCGTCATTTCATGAATGCCAAATCTAGAAGCTGTTCCTCTGAAACATGTAATTTTACTGGTTCCTATAAAGACCTAAGGAAACATGCTAGACTAGAGCACCCTGCTGCCCGCCCATCTGAGGCTGATCCTGAGCGACAACGAAACTGGAGGAGGTTGGAGCGTCAAAGAGACCTTGGAGACTTGCTCAGCACACTTCAATCTTCATTTGGGGAGGAGAGGGCTGATGACAGCATTTTGCCAATTGATGATGGAAGTTGGCTCACCGTCTTTTTCCTTATTCGAGTGTTTCAACCGGGGTCTAGTCCTAGGAGCAGCAGTTGGTCTGGCACCTCAAGAGCAAGGGCTCAACTAAGTATTAGGAGGAGATCCACAAGACTGTGGGGAGAAAGCTATGATGGGGAACCTGGATCTACCAGAGATGAGGACAATGAGTCTTCAGATAGTGGATCATTTCCTTGGAGGCGCCGTGTAAGGCGACGGACATCTTCCGATAATCAACCATGA